One window from the genome of Babylonia areolata isolate BAREFJ2019XMU chromosome 13, ASM4173473v1, whole genome shotgun sequence encodes:
- the LOC143289256 gene encoding serpin B6-like, giving the protein MAKLLGPFTLICLSTLLLFAVTLVLAGDDNARDEDDDVALARGLHRRSLGSVRMRGKTGLREDEMDRFRRQIGESVGGPNVPWRWPRRARSPGRRPGRRRGRRPGRGRRPGQGRGRDRNSPFNRRDRRLIGRLTDASGQFSLNLYDVLKQENPEMVFSPYSIHSALTMTYMGARRHTAKQMMKVLGLKRLKRNNKAHRAYAALVNSLTNSGNVTLNVANAVYVKPNLPIEDSFRSGLQDMYRAAFDEFDFDAEGGPEAPINSWVATETENKIQNLLQPGTIDDRTAMILLNAIYFKGGWKEKFDAQSTSDQPFYRDDGTTTTVQMMTRTGDYNYTHADDMSAHIVELPYQDGRFSMIVILPMTRNTLGDVERRLTFQALNNHLRNMRTVNVQLGLPKFTSESKFSLKETLRSMRMTLPFTTRADFSGICTAENLYISDVIHQAVIEVSEEGTEAAASTAVIMVLSASLPVEVRADHPFMYAVRDNLSGAWLFMGKYSAQE; this is encoded by the exons ATGGCCAAGTTGCTCGGACCTTTCACTCTGATCTGCCTGAGTACTCTGCTTCTGTTTGCCG TGACCCTGGTTCTCGCTGGCGACGACAATGCAcgtgacgaagatgatgacgtgGCACTCGCCAGAGGCCTGCACCGTCGCAGCCTTGGAAGTGTCCGTATGAGAGGGAAGACAGGACTCCGAGAAGACGAAATGGACAGATTCAGGCGACAAATTGGAGAAAGTG TGGGAGGGCCAAACGTACCATGGCGATGGCCAAGACGAGCAAGAAGTCCTGGAAGAAGACctggaagaagacgaggaagaagaccaGGACGTGGAAGAAGACCGGGACAAGGACGAGGCAGGGACAGGAACTCTCCGTTCAACCGACGTGACAGAAGACTGATTGGTCGGCTGACTGACGCCAGCGGGCAGTTCTCGCTCAACTTGTACGACGTCTTAAAGCAGGAAAACCCCGAAATGGTTTTCTCCCCCTACAGCATTCACAGCGCCCTCACCATGACTTACATGG GTGCACGGAGACACACAGCCAAGCAGATGATGAAAGTGCTGGGCCTGAAACGTCTGAAGAGAAACAACAAAGCTCACAGGGCCTACGCCGCTCTGGTCAACAGCCTGACCAACTCGGGCAACGTGACACTGAACGTGGCCAACGCTGTCTACGTCAAACCCAACCTGCCCATTGAGGACTCTTTCAGATCGGGACTGCAGGATATGTACAGAGCAGC GTTTGATGAATTTGACTTCGATGCTGAGGGGGGGCCGGAGGCTCCCATTAACAGCTGGGTTGCCACGGAAACTGAAAACAAGATCCAGAATTTACTGCAACCGGGCACCATTGATGATCGGACAGCCATGATCCTTCTGAATGCCATTTATTTCAAAG GTGGATGGAAGGAGAAGTTTGACGCACAGTCCACTTCAGACCAGCCGTTCTACAGGGATGATGGAACAACCACAACCGTGCAAATGATGACTCGTACTGGAGACTACAA CTACACCCATGCAGACGACATGTCAGCTCACATTGTGGAACTGCCTTACCAAGATGGCCGCTTCTCCATGATCGTCATCCTGCCGATGACGCGGAACACTCTGGGTGACGTAGAAAGGAGGCTGACTTTCCAGGCGCTCAACAACCACCTGCGGAACATGAGGACTGTGAACGTGCAGCTTGGTCTGCCCAAGTTCACGTCTGAGAGCAAGTTCAGCttgaag GAGACACTGAGGTCCATGAGGATGACGCTACCTTTCACTACTCGAGCCGACTTCAGCGGGATCTGCACCGCGGAAAACCTGTACATTTCCGATGTCATTCACCAG GCGGTGATTGAGGTGTCTGAGGAAGGAACGGAGGCTGCAGCATCCACTGCAGTCATCATGgttctgtccgcctctctccctGTGGAGGTCAGGGCCGACCACCCCTTCATGTACGCCGTGCGAGACAACCTCAGCGGGGCCTGGCTCTTCATGGGAAAGTACTCCGCTCAGGAGTGA